One genomic segment of Dysosmobacter sp. Marseille-Q4140 includes these proteins:
- a CDS encoding helix-turn-helix transcriptional regulator, with the protein MGGGHPENPLQQARIKAGVSQEEIAEELACDIRTIQRYEAGERFPDWNELLKMRARYSCGFADLFPGEEQ; encoded by the coding sequence GTGGGCGGAGGTCATCCTGAGAATCCACTTCAGCAGGCGCGTATAAAGGCCGGCGTCTCCCAAGAGGAAATTGCGGAAGAACTCGCCTGCGACATACGCACAATCCAGCGGTACGAAGCTGGAGAGCGATTCCCAGACTGGAACGAACTGTTAAAAATGAGGGCTCGTTATTCCTGCGGATTTGCTGACCTGTTCCCGGGGGAAGAACAATGA